The DNA region CCTATATGTTGAAGGAAGTGAACTCGGATATTTTTCCAGATGTTTAAACATATTTTGCAAAAGAAACTAGCCCTGATGGTGATTCTAGTGAAAAAGATGAGGAAAGTGTCCCTGAACATGATGCTCTTGAAAGAAGGAGTAAGAAGAAGGTTGATGAATATGTCCCCGAGCATGCTGCTCATGAGAGAAGATGTAAAAATATATTTGATCATGTTGTCAATGTTGATGAACTAACATCTGATGAGGAATCTCTTACCAATATTGTGACTCCTAGTATAGACAAGAGACTTCAGAGACGAAAAGGAAAGGCAGTGGTGTTTGAAGATTCTACCTCCAAGGAGATAAAAAGAAAATATGATGGTATAAAAAGCACTCCCTCTAGAAGCTCCATAGGAAAACCTCTTTTTGGTCCTACTAGACCATGGAGTAAAGTTATTACTCCTACTAAGAAGAGGAAAGTTGTCTCTTCTAGTGATTCTGAGTTTGAGGTCAAAGAGGATATCTAGGACATCACACCTGTAAGAAGATCTGCTACCAAGAAGCCTCATGTTGTTGTGCCCGAGGCTCCACTGGATAATGTGTCTTTACATTACATGAAGAATGCTGAAAGGTGAAAGTGTGTTATTCAAAAGAGGGTAGATTTGGAGAGGGAATTGGGTAAGGATGCCCTAAAATGTAAGGAGGTTGTAGAGCTTATAGAAGTTGTTGGGTTGATAAAGACTGTCACAAAATTTGTCCCTTGCTATGAAAGCCTAGTCAAGGAGTTTGTGGTGATTATTCCTGATGGGTGTGATGATGTGAAAAGTGCAGACTATAGGAAGGTGTATGTTAGAGGAAATGTCGTGAAATTTTCTCCAGTTGTGATCAACAAATTTCTAGGAAAAACAAAAGAACATCAGGTTGAGCTAGAGGTTACGTATGACCAAGTGTGCAAGGAGATAACTGCTAAGTAGGTGAGACACTGGTCAAACAAAGGGAAGTTGTCTACTGGAAAGCTGAGTGTCAAATATGTTATCCTTCATAGGATTGGGACTACCAACTAGGTGCCTACTAATCACACCTAAACCATCTCTACTGCACTTGGTGAGTTTATTTATGCTACTGGGACGAGAAGAGCGtttgactttgagaagtacaTTTTTGAACAAGTTTTGAATAAATCCTTCTCAACTGCTATGAAAATGCCTATCTGTTTTCCATCTCTCATCTGTGGGATAATTCTGAACCAATATCCTGAAATCTTACTGCCTATTGATAGTGTGAATAAAAGGGATTCTTCTTTATTCCTCCACTACAAATTTTTTGGTGAAACACATGTCCTagatattgtcatgacatcttcTCAGGTACCTGGCCCTGCCACTTCCAAGAAGAGTGTTATTGCAAAACTGAAGGAGACTTGTAAAGAGTTATAGTATTCCATCAGGTCAAGCACTGCTACAAAGATCAAACTTGAAAAATGATGAAGGATTTGATGGAAGAAGAGAAGAAGGAAACTGAACAGGGTGGTGATGACAATGGAGGAACTGATGTTGAGGACTCTGCTGATGGCAATGATGTTGAGACTGATGAAGAGAAAGAAGTTGAAGAAGAGGGGTATGCCACTGCTGACTCAGATAGTCAGGAAGATATCTGATTGcagtttttctttttttatttgGTTTTGTTTTTTGGTCTTTGGCCAGGATTTTATGCACCCTTAAGTGCACCCTGTCGCAACCTGCAAAAAAATAACCAGCgaaaaaaagaaatgacagaagagtcgccaccgtgcgttatttatcccaaaggagggaaaggaaacgctcgaagaaaacctggagaaaggaaaggaaaagacaaggtctcgcaaccaaatcttgggttctggagtcgattatgcgaagggaaggtattagcacccctacgcatccgtagtactctatgggatccactcttgttgttcttgtctaaagggtgtgtgtttatctaaggtactatttactaaaagagggtcaaaagaaaatgactcgcacggatgtcacatccactgcatacgtatctcatctgaacatgagaatcagagtcttcatagctcggctacctatgggctaaggagaagtgtgctcgctaagacgtcgcgtcttatgcctacgtatctcatctggaatgagaatcagagcaaaacgtagttcagctaactacgggaacaaagggtctcgattgcaactagggaaagagaaaaggaaggtctcaatcgcaacgagggcgagagaaaagaatcgcaacaagggcgaaagcaaacaaggattagttgttagtcgttagtcaaaaAACTCGGTAATACATcacatctcgtgcctacgtatctcatctgaacatgagaatcagagttgtcgtagttcgactaactaggggttaagggttgccatctgaacatggacttcaaaggaggacaccagttgtgtcaaaggagagtgggcaatgtgttcacgtcctagcaataggtgtcgcagctcgctgaatcgagtcttaggcagttacctctttgcaataggacggactgacatgccacaagatcagAGACGCACAGAAAGGTCTAAAAAAAAagggaagctctgccctagagttgtcatgcaatgtggacctatgtgttaggatttacaaatgggaacatctacctaatgttagcatgcaaagaaagagggaattctacctatattatcatacaaagaataagggaattctacctatgttatcatacaaagaataagggaatactacctatgttatcatacaaagggttttacctaatgggtgctacctaaacggaacaagaatcgacggatggagcaaggaaAGGAACCaaggataagggtagatggcaatgcataaagcaatcgacttacaggtagatggcgatgcatgaagcaatcgacttacaagagaaatggtgatgcctaaggcaatcgacttacaaaaggaaagatgaatacgtgctggttctgttaagttttgaaaatgattactcgacgttggatcgaggttttgatcttgttttgaaatgattatcggatgttcgttttaattcttgtattaacagatgaataaagaatgaaagaataaacattatacacttcatgggaaaggggtacatttgttatgaatgagggttgttcatggcaatcaaacaataatattatatgcctcatacatcatacaagtaggccacagttaacAATCAAGTCAGATAAATAAACaggtatatgatcaaatcaaataatcaaagaatgaaatgaatgaaacattaaacaatgtattggaagtataaacatgttaagcaatcaaacaatagaagcatggatgaaagaaacaagtataaaaaatatcagatgaatcagacaaatgaaactatgcacacaaaggatcactggataatttaatcgggaaatgatgcaaggatcaaataaaatcaagatgaaagtcctctaatacatggcatatgagatgaacaagggaggatcaaaagatctcttcaattgccataagcaatccctaagtcaaacatcgatcatagaaaagtcaactgaaaagttaagtcaacttaaaaaatatggaataaataataaattaatcaataaaattatgaaaaattaaactaagtaaggtggggtcaggacatcatcatcccttaaaaagattttaaaaataatgaaaattagtgtataaattaattgaaataaaacagaagtcaaatgaaaagtcaaccaaacaaactagatcaaaaataaatccaaaataaattgaaaatgggaaataaaattccaagaaaaggtcaggttgaccatgagacaaTGGTCAACCTTCATCTCAAAAATTAGAACCTAAAAATAATTCTAAGCCATGaaaataaaaatcacaaaaaaGGTATGCTAATATGaaccacttgaaataaataattaaaatgaaatattaacattaaataaatatgaaaataaaaattaaataaaattaaataaaacattaagaaatgtgaaaaatattttttggtatttttatgaataaataaaatatttttattaattaaaaacgAAACAGAAAATAGAAtgaataaaaaaagaaaatgaaaagagaaaGGTGAGTGGGCCATGAATGGAGGGTGGGAACAGCAAGAGGGCGCATGCCTAGTCCACATGATTAATGAGCGTGTGACATAAAATTGAAGTAACGTTTTATTAAAAATCATGTAACCAGCATATCAATTGGTCAAGTGGAGTTTTAAACACTACAGGACAAAACACGAACGGGCGGATGAGATTTAAAGCCAAGCGCGCGATCTGAGGGCCTCTATGACGACACGTGGTCGTCTCCTCCACTAAGACAAGATCCCTAGCGCCATGCATGCAAGGGACTCGTGAAAACGCAACCAGCTTCCTCAATCTTCCAACCAAGATTGCTCATGCTATGGTTCACCAAATGAGATGATATAAAAAGAAAAGTTCAAGTGCGAAATGAGTAGAACACAATGGTGTCTTGTTTCATTAAAAATAGTGACTTGAACATGAAGAAAAGTGGACAGCAAGAGGGCCTCATGAACACGGATACAACAAAAATTCCACACCACAAACTCAAGCTTAATGAACatgcctcatgttgagggcttCATAACCAAACATGGCATAGTATTAACATGGAAAATAAGCACGAAACAAGCATGGCATAATGGAAAAATAGCATGAAGTAAGCATGGTGAGCATGGATAACATGATGAGCAAGCATGAAtatggccatggaagagagtgaTTAAAGGTTTACCTAGTGGATGAAAGGTCCACTGCCCCTTGGTATTGGAGAAGATGGAAGAAGAATAAGGTGATGTTTTGATGCTTGTGCTTGAGGAACTTGTGAAATGGAAATGGAAGGAAAGCAACCTTGTCCACTTGCCTTGCTCTTGCTTAGGTCGAAAATAGTAGCCACCACTTTCATATTAGGGTTTCTTGTGTTTATATATGTTGGATCCAACATTCTTAATGGGCTTGCAAAAGTGACTTGTTTGATCATGTGCAACATGTGCCAAAAGTGAGGTGGTGAAAGCAAGCTCTAATTGTGGCAAAACTTAAGTTAATGAACAACAAaagtacatggccaaatgaggtaaagagTGTGTTGGTCGATTTTGTGGTCTGACTTGGTTGTCTTGTGCAGCATAAAAACAATCCAAATGGGTGACTTTATGACTATGTATCTTGATGATTATGTGACCAAATGGaaaggcaatgcaaacagtaggaagagtgcatggagcttaacatctttcatgttgaacacaagttgaaattatgagtggaaagaggtgaaaaatggccatgaAATCGTGTCCCATCATCTGCAAAATGgctgggccagtttggcctaaatgctgcctaaaaattcagtccatgatgccaactttagatgagtgcatctcccaaaccaatgatctaaatgggatgattccaaaaaggtgtgaaagaggacatggcaaggtataattgtaatgaagaaagtattttcaaaatatgccttgaagtgcaagaaatctggctaagaagtcttgacaaaattttgaagattttggacttagaaaattttctaagtgttctaaaataatgtctcactttgaccaatcataactttctcaattttaatccaaatgaaacaaactttatatctatagaaatcttggaacaagaggaacaactttcatgttggagaaattttcaaatggagctttcatcttgatggaaaatgggcttaaagtgggtgcaacaatcatgaaaacttgccctaaatggaaagtcaaccatttccaaatttagtaactttttcaattcctgattaaatgatgaatccatgatccaaccttgatcaaatttcacatgtaggatcccttaggcatggattttgagattccaccctcaaaatgtcaggagttgacttttctggccccacagttgacttttcacaaactgtctgattctcgattccattgatcaattgaagcacttctagctcaaataaagagctgattttttgtatgtagacccttgtggacatatggagggccatggaaaatagtttcacccaaggaatcagaaataaactgactttataccaaaccctagtttagggcaaaaatgattaagaactgattgcactgattgccaatggatctttctgagataattgtgaaacttcctaggccaagatgcctctctaatcatgacatgaatgatCCCCATTTACTTacaaccaaacatttcctgttgcagatagccatgaaaccctaatttctgattaaatgcagatgcacactctgagagctctgaatcttccactgatgaactgagaACCATAATAAGACACTTGgacccccttgagacccttgagacttgtatacttgTAGAATGAAGTCCAAATCTTAATTTTTCTTTGTGTGGcctccttctgttaaggagtgatgATTTCCcagtcactaatgcagtatgtaataagtatgacctagtatgatgctaatgcagtgtgaaacataatcccatgcttccatgAAAAAGTGAAGGGTAAATTTTTGGGTATTACACTCCCATGTGTGTGATAATTAACTTTACGAATGTGGTTTCTCTGTTTTGGTTAGTGTCGCGTCTCGAAAAATATGATCCCTCACGATGGTCGCGAAAAACTTTAGTTCGAACAAAGTCGCCAGCGAgctttatttatcccaatgaaggaataggaaaatatcgataaaacctttaaaaaatagaataatggtcaatattcgggttcgggagtcgattacgtaagggaaaggtattaacacccttcacgtccgttgtactcaacgggaaccttttagtttaatttgcgatttgaatgttagttaaatgttgtttgttttctttgagtgataataatattgaaaagagatggatggaaacctcagaaggggaaaagggaggttttttattagtgtgctcgccaacATCTCGCaatctcatgcctacgtatccaTATGGTGCAATAAcgaaatcagagcattcgtagttcggggaactacggtttgttagtgtcttttaatgaacgactgtttagatcgcgttctaaaggctaaacgttgacttgtctactctcggcggaggtttaagcactagtttgttgtgcgcgttagaaaggattaaataatattattttttaaaaaggGTTTCTATAGCATGGGGGTGATGAAAGAGGTTTGATAAGTTGGATGTGTTTTAATGAACAGGTGCTTAGATCACATCCTAGCGGTTGAACGTTGGCTTGCATGCTCGTGGTGGAGACTTAAGTGCTAGTTTGTGTACGCACTAGAAAGGATTAagcaatgttctttctgaaaatgtttgagttatcgatcgcacgggggcgaggAATTAAGTTTAATATGTTTGGTATTTTTGAAGAACGACAAAAGATTGAGAaatatggtgcacaccaatcgttcaattctttcgaggaataacaagacgaacgccttctactcccttttttgtttaaattattattgaaagtttgtttgcggaAATCGAATATGCGTGGTAATGAGGCGTGCGCCTGCCACTTGCTTATCCAAGGAATAGTGAGGTGaacgccacctattcccttatccaagtttatttaacgtaTTTTAAATTGGAAGTCGATAATTTGAGtaatatggcgagcgccaatcattcaattattcgagagatggtgaggcgaacaCCTCCCATTCTCTTTTTCATCCGAAGTTTTAAGAAAAATTACACACTTTAGATAAGCGGAAAAGAAAAGTCGATGTTGATCGAGGGTTTATCGCGTTAGTGGAAAATGATTTGTGAAACATTTAGAAGTTATTTTGGTTGATTTTGAAATAAGGAtagaaatgttttgaaaatggattgaaattgaaattgatTATTGAAATTGAATGAAATGTTAGCGAAGTTGAATATGATATTTACATGCGAGATAATATGGACAAAAAATAGAGAAATTACCTAATTAATTAACTAAACATGTTGCAATCGACCAAACAATTTATCAAATAATCTATTTAGTAATGAAgaataaattaatcaaataatCTATTTATTAATGAAACATAAATTAATCAAATAATCTATTCAGCAATGAAAAAAAATTAAGCCAATAATCTATAGTCAACTAAAcaactaaataaataaataattaattactATTTAAAACTAAATAAGTAAGTAATAAAATGAAGGGAAAAAAAAGAGGAGTGCATAATAGAATGTGGGTTGTGAAAAATAACAAGAGGGTTTAAGACTCAATCCACTAAAAACAAATTCTAATTCCACATTTAATAACTTCTAAtaacaaaagagaaaaaaaaatcattaaaaaaataaataaaataaaaaacaagtgGGGAATATCCCGTTCCCTATTCATTTTTCCTAAAGTTTGTCATTAAACATTTGACCCTTTTTTTAAATTTAAACAAAATCAAAACCCATGATAAATGGGAATGTGTCTCTTttattgaaaaaaaaatattaaaaatggGAGAGGATCGACTCTTATTATCTCCTATTATTAtcatttaaataataaaaaaataaaataccaaataaatgaaacaaaaaaaaactcaatGTTCTCTCAGTTCACCATTGTAACCTCATTCTTCTCCTACCCTTCATCACTACTTCCTTTCATTAACACAATGGCCGAAACAACTTCATCACCGTCACAACAACGAAATCGCAAAAACGAGTTGAGTGAATCCAAACAAAAATCAAAGTTGCAAGAGCAACAATAGTGAAATCAATTATGTTTACAAGGATTCATAGAAATTAGGGTGCACGCTCGTGGGGTTATGGTTCTACGTACATGTGGGAGGGGTAATTATGAAAAAAAACCAACCTAAAGTGTTGTGCAAAATTCCAGATTCTGGTGGTGCCGACAACGACTCTGGTGACTTTCCGACGGTACCGATTGGAGGGTTCAACTTGACGGAGAAGTCATTTGATGATTTGACCGTCGGATTTATGACCGAGCTCACGTGGTAACTAGAAGACATGCGCGGCGCATATTATTGGCATGCGTATTCTTCTACCGTGCCTGTAAACCTTGTTGTGACGGTCGTTTGACAGTGGTTTTTTAATGGTTATGGCTTTGTGAGTTGTTACAGTAGGTAGATAAGAATATGAAGTAAGAGTATATGGTGGGTGTAGTTTGGAATGAGGAAGGGATGTTCAAAGGGTTTAGTGAGGAGGTAATGTGGGTTGAGTTTTTTGTTGGAAAATGAGGAAGAGGAAAAGGTCTGTTTTGTGGGGAAGATGAGGGTGGCTAGCCCTTTTTCAGATGAACAGTCTGATGGATGTATATATCCATTCAAAACGAGAGATATTCGTTATTTGATGGTCCCCCATTTTCCACTCAAGAGATATTTTTTATGAGCTGGCCACGCGGATCCTCCTCCTATTTcaattattatttttattctaTTAATTAATGATGTGTCATGTTATAATTGGTGGGGAGAGATATGTTTGTTTATTTTTCAGATTTTCTTtataaattcaattaatttctaATTTCCAATTGGACAATAAAATGCATATGGATTGCAAATTTTAACCTTTGATTAATTTGATTAAATGATCAAGATTGAATCAAAGAAACACAAATAATTTAAAATGCCTATAATGCCCCTTCTAGAtgatttaattggtttaaaacaatttaaactaattaaatcaaataaaattcataacttttgaatttaatgtaataaaaataaaataagagcATGGAACTTTCTATTTAAATTTTCTGAATATTTTGACaaaagaacaaaattaaaacgactaaaaatgaataaaagtcggggaaaatttgctcgaaaaattaaatcggatgcactaaaatgatTAACACGAAATAAACTTATTtgaaaaatacagcgtttcttttaattttgaaataaattttgaccggttaaaaggctcagacggatcaaaatgcgactgaaaaagtCATCGAAAAATATAACTAGCATatcaggttaaactacgtgaaccaTAGATTCATAATATTGACGTCTGCAGActtgattttgaaactttttacccgctgattttgcatgTTCATAAGGAATGATTTAGCCAATTTATCTGTATTTTCGCGAATTTTATTCCGACTGGcattttaggtattattcatgatgaaatgcatgttatgatgTACAACTGATGCAAATTGAAAATCAAAATT from Lathyrus oleraceus cultivar Zhongwan6 chromosome 1, CAAS_Psat_ZW6_1.0, whole genome shotgun sequence includes:
- the LOC127103888 gene encoding uncharacterized protein LOC127103888 — translated: MSKQSSPKHINVPTETSGSSSPTTRANEPFQIINLSDLVLDVALLSMIHPSPQNKATPYVSKNVNTSGKSFVSEPIIPGEDKTIVEERSRSKGFEIRNCTLHTGGTEDQTEAERSVVDKELWNPDGDSSEKDEESVPEHDALERRSKKKVDEYVPEHAAHERRCKNIFDHVVNVDELTSDEESLTNIVTPSIDKRLQRRKGKAVVFEDSTSKEIKRKYDGIKSTPSRSSIGKPLFGPTRPWSKVITPTKKRKVVSSSDSEFECVIQKRVDLERELGKDALKCKEVVELIEVVGLIKTVTKFVPCYESLVKEFVVIIPDGCDDVKSADYRKVYVRGNVVKFSPVVINKFLGKTKEHQVELEVTYDQVCKEITAK